The sequence below is a genomic window from Thioclava nitratireducens.
CGTGGCGATCACGATGCGGCTGGAGCACGGCCCGGTCATCGTGCTGATCATGGGCATCGCCACCGGCACCTTCGGGGGCCTGATGCGCGACGTGGTTTGCAACGAGGTGCCGCTGGTCCTCAAACAGGGCGAGCTTTACCTGTCCTGCGCCTTCGCAGGGGCAGCGAGCGCGCTGGTCGCGACGGCGCTCGGAGCGGATACGCTGCTGGCGCTGCTGATCTGCGGCGGCGTGACCTTTGCGCTGCGCGCTGGATCGCTGCGCTTCGGCTGGAAGCTCCCGGTCTACAAGGCCCGCCCGCCGAGGCAATACTGACGGAAGTCGATTAACCGAAGTAACTCAGCACCACCGGCGCGAGGAAGGCGGTCAGCACCGCGTTCAGCCCCATGCCGATGGACGCAAAGGCGCCCGCAGTCTCATGTACCTGAAAGGCACGCGCCGTGCCGATCCCGTGGGCCGCGACGCCCACCGCGAAGCCCCGCGCCCGCCAGTCGCGAAAGCCCAGCAGGTTGAGCATCGGCGTCACTGTGATCGCCCCGATCATCCCGGTCAGGATCACCAACGCCGCCGTCAGCGACGGCTCCCCGCCCAAGCTTTGCGAAATCCCGATAGCCACCGGGGCCGTCACCGATTTCGGCGCGAGCGAGGCGAGCAACTCAGGCCCCGCCCCCATCGCCTTCGCAATCGCCAGAACCGAGACGATGGCCGTGACCGACCCCGCCACCAGCCCCGCTGCGATCGGCAGCAGGGCGCGCTTCACCTTGGGCAGGTTCGCATGCAGCGGCACCGCCAGGCAGACCGTCGCCGGGCCCAGCATGAAATGCACGAATTGCGCCCCGTCGAAATAGCGCTGATAGGGCGTGCCGGTCATCAGGAGCACCGCGCCGAGGATCACCACCGCGATCATCACCGGATTGGCGAAGGGGTTGCGGTTCACGCTTTTGAAGATCGCATCCCCGATCCAATAGGCGATCAGCGTCGCCCACAGCCACAAGAGCGGTTCGGAGGACAGATAGGACCAGAGCTTGAACGGATCAGTCATCCACATCGCTCCGTGTCAGCTTCGCCACCGCGACGAAAACCGCCGCACCGACCACGATCGCAAGCATGGTCGAGACCACCAGCGCCACCGCCAGTCCAAGCCCATGCTCGCGCAGCGCGCCGAGATGCGCGACGATCCCCACGCCCGCCGGCACGAAGAGAAGCGACAGGTGTTGCAAGACGAACTGGGCAGTGGGGCGCACGATCTGCTGCACCTTGCCCGAGACGCTCATCACGATCAGCAGGAAGATCATCCCCAGAACCGGGCCGGGAAGCGGTAGCTGCAAGGCGCGGGACAGGATCTCGCCGGCGAGTTGGCAGGCGAGGATCAGGGACAGGGCTGGGATCATCGGTCGGCTCCTTGGGTCGCTTTCGATGCTAAGCCTGCCCGCACAAAAGGAAAAGACGGACTATTCAAGAGCTTCAGGCGAGACACGCTCCTCCCGGCTTCGAGAATCCGGAGCGCAAATTGCGCGAAACACCGGCGAGAATACGCCAATATCTTGTGGATAATGCCGCCATCATCTCCAGATGAAGTGTCTTCCCATTGACTCGCAGGCCTGCTCTACGGACACTTCTCAGTACTCATTCAGATTCGGAAAGTTCGGCAATTGCGCTTCTCTCGGCTACGTCTCAACGGTTTCAAGAGCTTCGTGGACCCCACGGATCTCGTGATCCATGACGGGCTGACCGGCGTCGTCGGGCCCAATGGCTGCGGCAAGTCGAACCTCCTGGAAGCGCTGCGCTGGGTGATGGGCGAGAACCGCCCCTCGGCGATGCGCGGCGGCGGGATGGAAGACGTGATCTTCGCGGGGGCCTCGTCGCGGGGCGCGCGCAATTTCGCGGAAGTCGCGCTGCAGATCGACAATACCGAGCGGCTCGCGCCCTCGGGGTTCAACGACAGCGACGGGCTGGAGATCGTGCGCCGGATCACCCGCGATGCGGGCTCGGCCTACAAGGTGAACTCCAAGGACGTGCGGGCCCGAGACGTTCAGATGCTGTTCGCGGACGCCTCGACCGGAGCGCATTCGCCCGCACTCGTGCGGCAGGGCCAGATTTCCGAGCTGATCAACGCCAAGCCGAAGAACCGTCGCCGCATCCTCGAGGAAGCGGCCGGGATTTCCGGGCTCTATCAGCGCCGCCACGAGGCGGAGCTGAAGCTGAACGGCGCCGAGCAGAATCTGACGCGCGTCGATGACGTGATCGAGCAACTCGCCTCGCAGCTGGCTACCCTCGCCCGGCAGGCCCGTCAGGCCGCGCGCTACCGCACCATCGGCGAAGAGCTGCGCCGCGCCGAGGGGATGCTGCTGTATCGTCGTTGGCGCGAAGCCGATCTGGCCCGCACGACCGCCGAAGAGGCGCATCGCGAGAAGGTCACCGGGGCCGCGCAAGCCGAGAGAGCCTCCCGCGAGGCGGCGAAAGCCCGGCAGGGCAAGGAAGACGCATTGCCGCCGCTGCGCGAGGAAGAAGCCATCGCAGGCGCGATCCTGCAACGCCTCACCGTACAGCGCGACGCGCTCTCGGATCAGGAAGATCAGGCGATTGCGCGGATCGAGACGCTGAAGGCCCGGATCGAGCAGCTCGTGCGTGACATGGAGCGCGAAGCGGGCCTAAATCGCGATGCGGGGGAGACGATCGGGCGGCTCGAATGGGAGCAGGCGCAGATCGCGAAAGCCTCCGAGGGGCATGAAGACAAGCTGGCCGCAGCGGTCGATGCCGCCCATGAGGCTGCGCAGATTCTGCAGGAGCGCGAGGCGCAACTGTCGGAACTGACCGAGGATGTCGCGCGGCTCGCGGCCCGCCACCAGTCGTCGCAGCGTTTGGTGACCGACAACCGCGCGACGGCCGAGAAATCCGAGGCCGCCGCCGCGCAGGCGAAGCAAGCTGCCGAGGCTGCTGCCGCCGCGCTTGCGAAGGCGAATGCGGAATTCGAGGCAGCCGAAGGCGCACAGACACAAGCGCAAGCTGCCGCCGAAGCTGCCGAAGAGTCGTTGGCCGCTGCCGATGACGCGCGCGCCGAGGCGCAGGGCCGCGAAAGCGCAGCCCGGGCAGCGCGCTCGGAGGCCGAGGGCGAAGCGGGGGCCTTGCGCGCCGAAGTCTCGGCACTGGCTCGTCTGGTCGAGCGCGAAGCCTCCAACGGTCAGCAAATTCTCGACCGCGTCCGGGT
It includes:
- a CDS encoding LrgB family protein, with the protein product MTDPFKLWSYLSSEPLLWLWATLIAYWIGDAIFKSVNRNPFANPVMIAVVILGAVLLMTGTPYQRYFDGAQFVHFMLGPATVCLAVPLHANLPKVKRALLPIAAGLVAGSVTAIVSVLAIAKAMGAGPELLASLAPKSVTAPVAIGISQSLGGEPSLTAALVILTGMIGAITVTPMLNLLGFRDWRARGFAVGVAAHGIGTARAFQVHETAGAFASIGMGLNAVLTAFLAPVVLSYFG
- a CDS encoding CidA/LrgA family protein translates to MIPALSLILACQLAGEILSRALQLPLPGPVLGMIFLLIVMSVSGKVQQIVRPTAQFVLQHLSLLFVPAGVGIVAHLGALREHGLGLAVALVVSTMLAIVVGAAVFVAVAKLTRSDVDD